A region of Desulfolithobacter dissulfuricans DNA encodes the following proteins:
- a CDS encoding HU family DNA-binding protein: MNKGDLISKVAQENNMSKADAKRMVNNILNTISTALVDGDSRVSLADFGIFTVVTRPAREGRNPKTGEVIQIKERKAVKFKPSTKLLEKF; the protein is encoded by the coding sequence ATGAACAAAGGTGACCTGATCAGCAAGGTGGCTCAGGAAAACAACATGAGCAAGGCGGACGCCAAAAGAATGGTGAATAATATCCTGAACACTATCTCCACCGCATTGGTCGACGGTGACAGCAGGGTTTCCCTGGCCGATTTCGGTATTTTTACAGTCGTTACCCGGCCAGCACGGGAGGGCCGGAATCCAAAAACCGGCGAGGTTATTCAAATCAAGGAGCGAAAGGCGGTCAAGTTCAAGCCCAGCACAAAGCTGCTCGAAAAATTCTGA
- a CDS encoding thermonuclease family protein, with translation MRRNSIILSFIIIFSWFSLSFAWNGQVIGVADGDTITVVKNGQKVKVRLYGIDTPEKRQPFGQKAKKFTNSLVRKKTVYVEPIDKDRYGRTVGLVYINGQNVNELLVKEGYAWVYRKYCRESFCDDWMRHEKQAQDGKLGLWADSAPVPPWEWRHKKKNDTAVADSMYHGNIKSKIFHKKSCRYYNCKDCVASFKKREKAISEGYRPCKLCKP, from the coding sequence ATGAGAAGAAATTCTATTATCCTTTCGTTTATTATTATATTTTCCTGGTTTTCATTGTCCTTCGCATGGAACGGACAAGTGATTGGTGTGGCAGATGGCGATACCATCACAGTCGTAAAGAATGGTCAAAAAGTTAAGGTCCGGCTCTACGGGATCGACACACCAGAAAAAAGACAACCATTTGGCCAGAAGGCAAAAAAGTTCACCAATTCATTGGTACGGAAAAAAACAGTATATGTTGAACCGATAGACAAGGACAGGTACGGAAGGACTGTAGGGCTGGTGTACATTAACGGCCAGAACGTCAACGAACTACTGGTCAAGGAAGGGTATGCCTGGGTTTACCGGAAATATTGCAGAGAATCTTTTTGTGACGACTGGATGCGGCACGAAAAACAGGCACAGGATGGAAAGTTAGGATTGTGGGCTGATAGCGCCCCTGTGCCGCCCTGGGAATGGAGGCATAAAAAAAAGAATGATACTGCTGTTGCAGACAGCATGTATCACGGAAACATCAAGAGCAAAATATTCCACAAAAAATCATGCAGATACTACAACTGCAAAGATTGTGTCGCGTCGTTCAAGAAACGGGAAAAAGCAATATCGGAAGGATACAGGCCATGCAAGCTATGCAAACCTTAA
- a CDS encoding recombinase — translation MENTKNSESTNERKVDWNEIVERKIFMAKERGSRVIRINSPFGFIMFNIMRQFDQAYANFKGKLGEPGGITHEEGAKLMEEAQEIALAFSRFTARLSRKVGFKYRVPRDLKEFKALREAAAADSKKTEPVEN, via the coding sequence ATGGAAAACACCAAGAACTCTGAATCAACGAACGAGAGAAAAGTGGATTGGAACGAAATTGTTGAACGAAAAATATTTATGGCAAAAGAACGGGGTTCTCGTGTAATCAGAATCAATTCGCCTTTCGGTTTTATCATGTTCAACATCATGCGCCAGTTTGACCAGGCTTATGCCAACTTCAAGGGCAAGCTCGGTGAACCTGGCGGCATCACCCATGAGGAAGGTGCCAAGCTCATGGAAGAGGCCCAGGAGATCGCGTTGGCTTTTTCGAGGTTCACGGCCCGCCTGAGCAGAAAAGTCGGGTTCAAGTATCGCGTGCCTCGGGATTTAAAGGAGTTCAAGGCACTCAGAGAAGCGGCAGCGGCAGACAGCAAAAAGACAGAACCAGTCGAAAATTAA
- a CDS encoding MucR family transcriptional regulator has translation MEKTLVEIAAGIVKSQAMVNPMSTEEVVDSLGKVFNTLKSLRDAEVSVDEPKEDKPVMDPKKSIKRNVIVCLECGQEFKMISPKHLESHGLTAKEYRKKYGFSARQPLCAKSLSERRSKSGKERGLPENLRKAIEARKQKGAKGSGTASGKG, from the coding sequence ATGGAAAAAACTCTTGTTGAAATTGCTGCTGGCATCGTAAAATCTCAGGCCATGGTCAATCCGATGAGTACTGAAGAGGTGGTAGATTCCCTGGGTAAGGTATTCAATACCCTTAAATCTCTCAGGGATGCAGAAGTTTCAGTAGACGAACCGAAGGAAGATAAGCCTGTAATGGACCCGAAGAAGTCCATCAAACGCAATGTTATTGTTTGTCTTGAGTGCGGGCAGGAATTTAAAATGATTTCTCCTAAACATCTGGAGTCTCATGGGCTCACAGCAAAGGAATACAGGAAAAAATATGGTTTTTCCGCTCGCCAGCCCCTGTGTGCGAAATCCCTTTCCGAGCGGCGTTCCAAATCAGGCAAGGAGCGCGGGTTGCCCGAAAATCTGCGTAAGGCCATTGAGGCGCGGAAACAGAAAGGAGCAAAGGGCTCTGGAACTGCCAGCGGCAAAGGTTGA